The Nitrospira sp. genome window below encodes:
- a CDS encoding XRE family transcriptional regulator — MKKARVRITRGSGNVFLDLGFPPHEAAVMLLRCELAEALRKWMTREGLTQAQAAKRLSVVQPRISEIACNKVDKLSLDYLVGLCAKAGVTVSVKLAA; from the coding sequence ATGAAAAAAGCACGCGTACGCATCACACGAGGCAGCGGTAATGTGTTTCTTGATTTGGGATTTCCTCCACACGAGGCGGCCGTTATGCTGCTGCGTTGCGAGCTTGCGGAGGCATTACGCAAGTGGATGACCCGCGAAGGATTGACCCAGGCACAGGCGGCCAAACGCCTTAGTGTGGTTCAACCGCGCATCTCCGAGATCGCGTGTAACAAGGTGGACAAGCTTTCCCTCGACTACCTGGTGGGCCTCTGTGCCAAAGCCGGCGTAACAGTTTCGGTCAAATTGGCAGCGTAG
- a CDS encoding type II toxin-antitoxin system RelE/ParE family toxin, translating to MKAAYFVGTARKDLAHFPEAARRRAGHELFMVQAGRTPSDFKPMPGVGAGAYEIRVRDEAGSFRVIYVAKFDDAVYVLHAFRKKTRETAKADIDLAARRYKFIAEEL from the coding sequence ATGAAGGCCGCGTACTTCGTCGGCACGGCTCGCAAAGATTTGGCACACTTCCCGGAGGCAGCACGACGGCGGGCGGGACACGAGCTCTTCATGGTGCAAGCCGGGCGAACGCCGTCGGACTTCAAGCCGATGCCGGGCGTCGGAGCCGGGGCTTACGAAATCCGTGTGCGGGACGAAGCCGGTTCATTCCGCGTGATCTACGTGGCCAAATTCGATGACGCCGTCTACGTACTACATGCTTTCCGGAAGAAGACACGAGAGACCGCGAAGGCGGACATAGATCTGGCAGCGAGGCGCTACAAGTTCATCGCGGAGGAGTTATGA
- a CDS encoding transposase, whose translation MARPLRLEYPGAVYHVTSRGNARQAIVLDDRDGTLFLDRLAHVIDRFGWRCHAYYLMERTERGGDIDPGGI comes from the coding sequence ATGGCACGACCCCTCCGCCTTGAATATCCCGGTGCCGTCTACCATGTCACGAGTCGCGGTAACGCCCGGCAGGCCATCGTGCTCGACGATCGAGACGGCACGCTCTTCCTAGACAGGCTGGCCCACGTCATCGATCGCTTCGGCTGGCGCTGTCACGCCTACTATCTGATGGAACGAACAGAACGTGGCGGAGACATTGATCCTGGAGGGATATGA
- a CDS encoding IS5 family transposase (programmed frameshift), producing the protein MRRYGLRDDQWEKIEHLLPGREETVGVTAKDNRLFVEAVLYRYRAGIPWRDLPERFGDFRVIHTRHTRWSRRGVWKRVFERLADDPDNEYAMIDSTIVRAHQHSAGAKGGTAQEAIGRSKGGLTTKIHATCDALGNPTGFHLTPGQAHDLEGADVLLPGIDADTIIADKAFDADERVIQPLQRAGKVVVIPPKANRTTPREYDQDLYRARHLIENFFARLKQFRAIATRYDKRAANFLGAIYLAASMTWLN; encoded by the exons GTGAGACGGTATGGATTGCGTGATGACCAATGGGAGAAGATCGAGCATCTGCTGCCTGGTCGTGAAGAGACGGTGGGCGTGACGGCGAAGGACAACCGGCTGTTTGTGGAAGCGGTGTTGTACCGGTATCGCGCGGGGATCCCGTGGCGGGATCTGCCGGAGCGGTTCGGAGATTTCCGAGTGATCCACACACGCCATACGCGCTGGAGTCGACGCGGCGTCTGGAAGCGGGTGTTTGAACGTCTTGCTGACGATCCTGACAACGAATACGCGATGATCGATTCCACCATCGTTCGTGCCCACCAGCACAGCGCTGGTGCAAAAGGGGGCACC GCGCAGGAAGCCATCGGACGCAGCAAGGGTGGCCTGACCACCAAAATCCACGCCACCTGTGATGCGTTGGGTAACCCAACGGGGTTTCATCTCACCCCAGGGCAGGCGCATGACCTGGAGGGCGCCGATGTCTTGCTACCCGGCATTGACGCGGATACCATCATTGCCGATAAGGCCTTTGATGCCGATGAACGGGTGATCCAGCCGCTGCAACGAGCGGGCAAGGTCGTGGTCATTCCCCCCAAAGCCAACAGAACCACCCCCCGCGAATACGATCAAGACCTCTACCGAGCCCGGCATCTGATTGAGAACTTCTTCGCCAGACTCAAGCAATTCCGCGCCATCGCCACCCGCTACGACAAACGCGCCGCCAATTTCCTCGGTGCCATCTATCTCGCTGCTTCAATGACATGGCTTAATTGA
- a CDS encoding thermonuclease family protein — MSWSSRIVTAWLLIGWAWFVLSPPDASAESLQKSTLGSTLNQQCDLCWYPSPNDQDPDRLPTYKQPRHKRPPDSRPQRYPKGRYKLDPPHKQSRLSTLRARSRHEMKVLSNLQVRAVDGDTIRVGGERIRLRGIDTPEMSELAGPAAKQRLEELLRNGPIRIVPHGRDVYNRLLADVFVNEQNVAETLIQEGYEKPRS, encoded by the coding sequence ATGAGCTGGAGTTCAAGAATCGTTACGGCATGGTTGCTCATCGGCTGGGCGTGGTTTGTCCTATCACCGCCCGACGCCTCGGCAGAATCCCTCCAGAAATCCACCCTCGGATCCACTCTCAACCAGCAATGTGATCTCTGCTGGTATCCCTCGCCCAATGACCAGGATCCTGATCGCCTTCCCACATACAAGCAACCACGCCACAAACGTCCCCCGGACAGCCGACCCCAACGCTATCCCAAAGGACGGTACAAGCTCGATCCTCCGCACAAACAGTCCCGGCTTTCCACTCTTCGGGCCCGGTCGAGACACGAGATGAAGGTGTTGAGCAATCTGCAAGTACGTGCCGTCGATGGCGATACGATTCGTGTTGGAGGCGAGCGGATCAGACTTCGCGGTATCGACACGCCAGAAATGAGCGAACTCGCGGGGCCAGCAGCCAAACAACGCCTAGAAGAACTCCTGCGCAACGGCCCGATTCGCATCGTGCCGCATGGCCGCGATGTCTACAATCGCCTCCTGGCCGATGTGTTTGTGAACGAACAGAATGTCGCGGAGACGTTGATCCAAGAGGGATACGAGAAGCCGAGGTCATAG
- the hemL gene encoding glutamate-1-semialdehyde 2,1-aminomutase has protein sequence MITARSAKLFTEAQQLIPGGVNSPVRAFRSVGGQPRFIARAKGSRLYDVDRNVYIDYVLSWGPMILGHAPSAVITAIKSAAGRGTSYGAPTESEVSLAREIRHAFPSMEKIRLVSSGTEAVMSAIRVARGFTKRTGVMKFEGCYHGHGDYLLAKAGSGLATLGIPDSPGVPDDFAKHTLTAPYNDIRTVQQLIKANRGQLACIIVEPIAGNMGVVPPAPDFLAALRQLTSDHNILLIFDEVISGFRVGYGGAQALYGVAPDLTVLGKIIGGGLPVGAYGGRKEIMDLIAPVGPVYQAGTLSGNPLAVSAGLATLKQLRVKGVYQKLEERSAALAKGIGEAAKKTGIPATQTRVGSMLTTFFTPGPVVDWNTAKQSDTKRYGQFFHQMLEQGVYLAPSQFEAAFLSTAHSAQDIEKTIRAAHAAFRKL, from the coding sequence ATGATAACAGCTCGCTCTGCCAAGCTCTTCACCGAGGCTCAGCAACTTATTCCTGGCGGCGTCAATAGCCCTGTCCGCGCCTTCCGCTCGGTCGGAGGACAACCGCGCTTTATCGCACGGGCGAAAGGATCGCGGCTCTATGATGTGGACCGCAACGTCTATATCGACTATGTGCTGTCGTGGGGGCCGATGATTTTAGGCCACGCCCCTTCCGCAGTGATCACCGCGATCAAGAGCGCGGCCGGGCGAGGCACGAGTTACGGAGCGCCGACTGAATCGGAAGTATCACTAGCCCGGGAAATACGGCACGCCTTCCCTTCCATGGAAAAGATCCGGCTTGTCAGCTCCGGCACCGAAGCCGTCATGAGCGCCATCCGCGTGGCACGCGGATTCACTAAGCGGACCGGCGTCATGAAGTTCGAAGGCTGCTACCATGGCCACGGCGACTATCTATTGGCCAAAGCTGGGTCCGGCCTGGCTACCTTAGGGATTCCTGATTCACCGGGTGTCCCGGACGACTTCGCCAAACATACCCTCACCGCTCCCTATAACGATATTCGTACGGTCCAGCAACTGATCAAAGCCAATCGGGGTCAGCTCGCCTGCATCATTGTCGAGCCGATCGCAGGGAATATGGGAGTCGTCCCTCCAGCTCCCGACTTCCTCGCGGCGTTGCGACAGCTGACCAGCGATCACAACATCCTATTGATTTTCGACGAGGTCATCTCCGGGTTTCGTGTCGGTTATGGAGGGGCGCAGGCCCTCTATGGCGTCGCCCCGGATCTCACGGTTCTCGGGAAGATCATCGGTGGAGGGTTACCGGTCGGTGCCTACGGCGGACGGAAAGAGATCATGGATCTCATCGCACCGGTTGGCCCGGTCTATCAGGCCGGTACTCTCTCCGGGAATCCGCTGGCAGTCTCAGCGGGACTGGCAACCCTCAAGCAGTTGCGGGTGAAGGGGGTTTATCAGAAACTCGAAGAACGATCGGCAGCTCTAGCCAAGGGGATCGGCGAGGCTGCAAAAAAGACTGGGATTCCCGCGACACAAACCAGAGTCGGGTCGATGCTCACGACCTTCTTTACCCCAGGTCCTGTTGTGGATTGGAATACGGCGAAACAGTCCGACACGAAGCGGTACGGCCAATTTTTTCACCAGATGTTGGAGCAGGGCGTCTATCTGGCGCCTTCTCAGTTCGAGGCTGCCTTCCTCTCCACTGCCCACAGCGCACAGGACATCGAGAAGACCATCCGCGCCGCGCACGCCGCCTTCAGAAAACTCTAG
- a CDS encoding barstar family protein, translating to MAGNSTLQIHLCNATPPWSALLVVPRGTSPSGLVKTPPGYVLRTIQGKKCGTPSGLFGEFARALDFPDYFGHNWDALEECLADLEWLPANGYILLITDTQAVLPEDEEEYDTLLEILDDAGEAWSKGQTADGRSAPFHVVFVIAEQDKSKRKHWELEEFSSTDSKTAKTKPSPRRSAKRSRE from the coding sequence ATGGCGGGAAACTCTACCTTACAGATTCATCTTTGCAATGCGACCCCTCCCTGGTCGGCTCTCCTTGTCGTTCCTCGTGGGACCTCACCCTCAGGGTTGGTGAAAACGCCGCCGGGGTATGTCTTGCGTACCATCCAAGGAAAGAAATGTGGAACTCCATCGGGTCTCTTCGGTGAGTTCGCACGAGCGCTCGACTTCCCGGATTACTTCGGACACAACTGGGACGCACTCGAAGAATGTCTGGCTGATTTGGAGTGGCTTCCGGCCAACGGGTATATCCTACTCATTACCGACACACAAGCCGTGCTTCCAGAGGATGAAGAAGAGTACGACACATTGCTGGAAATCCTCGACGACGCCGGCGAGGCTTGGAGCAAGGGACAGACCGCCGACGGCCGGAGCGCCCCATTCCACGTCGTGTTCGTAATTGCCGAGCAGGACAAATCGAAGAGAAAGCACTGGGAGCTGGAGGAATTCTCCTCCACCGATTCGAAGACAGCCAAGACGAAACCCAGCCCGAGACGTTCAGCCAAGCGGTCCAGAGAATAA
- a CDS encoding ribonuclease domain-containing protein translates to MFTLRWRWIRLIGLLILLCTFSLASPVFIATADLGNGPLNINNIVSPPSQIEPPPALATPPRKAYNLLKQLEERSWIPLPGYVGGREFQNRERRLPRGYYREYDVNPKRQGRRRDAERLVIEQRTGKAYYTGDHYRTFAPLN, encoded by the coding sequence GTGTTCACCCTTCGATGGAGATGGATTCGGCTCATCGGTCTTCTCATCCTACTGTGCACGTTCAGCTTGGCATCCCCCGTCTTCATTGCCACTGCCGATCTTGGTAACGGGCCTCTGAATATCAACAACATTGTCAGCCCGCCAAGTCAAATCGAGCCACCGCCCGCTCTCGCAACACCTCCTCGGAAAGCCTACAACCTGCTCAAACAGCTCGAAGAGCGAAGCTGGATACCGCTACCGGGCTATGTCGGAGGGCGTGAATTCCAAAACCGGGAACGGCGTCTTCCACGAGGCTACTATCGAGAGTATGATGTTAACCCCAAGAGACAAGGTCGTAGGCGCGATGCCGAACGACTCGTCATCGAGCAGCGAACCGGAAAAGCTTACTATACCGGAGACCATTACCGAACGTTTGCCCCTCTGAACTGA
- a CDS encoding HAD-IA family hydrolase has translation MAQIPVDLLIFDLDGTLIESKWDIARSVNFTLTELGLPERPIEEIFGFVGDGVKRLLRLAVGEGNQAKFEEALKIFRSYYLAHCLDRTSFYPGIEPMLQHFANKDKAIATNKSIEYTRVILNGLGPQHFRYMVGGDDGFGLKPEPGMLLHIMEKAGALTERTVLVGDSTNDINGGHNAGIRVCAVGYGMGNRAKMQACEPDWFIERPEQLMEIFE, from the coding sequence ATGGCCCAGATCCCCGTAGACCTGCTGATTTTTGACCTCGACGGTACGCTGATCGAATCGAAGTGGGACATCGCGCGATCCGTCAACTTCACCCTTACCGAGCTGGGGTTGCCCGAACGTCCCATTGAAGAGATCTTCGGTTTTGTCGGCGACGGCGTCAAGCGGCTACTGCGCCTTGCAGTAGGAGAGGGCAATCAGGCCAAGTTCGAGGAAGCGTTGAAAATATTTCGAAGCTACTATCTCGCCCATTGCTTGGACAGGACCAGCTTCTACCCTGGCATCGAGCCGATGCTGCAACATTTCGCCAACAAAGACAAGGCGATTGCGACCAACAAGTCGATCGAATACACCCGCGTCATTCTGAACGGCTTGGGTCCGCAACATTTTCGGTACATGGTCGGTGGAGACGATGGGTTTGGGCTGAAACCGGAGCCAGGGATGTTATTGCACATCATGGAAAAGGCAGGTGCACTGACAGAGCGGACGGTCCTCGTCGGGGACAGCACGAACGATATCAACGGAGGACATAACGCGGGTATTCGTGTCTGTGCCGTCGGATATGGAATGGGGAATCGAGCGAAGATGCAAGCTTGTGAACCAGATTGGTTCATCGAGAGGCCTGAACAATTGATGGAGATATTCGAATGA